The following coding sequences lie in one Deltaproteobacteria bacterium GWA2_45_12 genomic window:
- a CDS encoding transcriptional regulator (indirectly regulates nitrogen metabolism; at high nitrogen levels P-II prevents the phosphorylation of NR-I, the transcriptional activator of the glutamine synthetase gene (glnA); at low nitrogen levels P-II is uridylylated to form PII-UMP and interacts with an adenylyltransferase (GlnE) that activates GlnA) codes for MKKIESIIKPFKLDEVKEALTQLGVKGMTLSEVKGFGRQKGHTELYRGAEYIVDFLPKIKIEIVAKDEDVSKIVETIQETAKTGSIGDGKIFVTPVEAVIRIRTGEQGETAV; via the coding sequence ATCATCAAGCCTTTTAAACTTGACGAAGTCAAAGAAGCCCTCACCCAACTTGGGGTCAAGGGAATGACTCTTTCTGAAGTAAAAGGTTTTGGTCGGCAAAAAGGGCACACAGAACTTTATCGTGGGGCCGAGTACATTGTCGATTTTTTACCCAAAATCAAAATTGAAATTGTTGCCAAGGATGAAGATGTTTCCAAAATAGTGGAAACAATCCAGGAAACAGCCAAAACAGGCAGTATCGGTGATGGCAAAATTTTTGTAACGCCGGTGGAAGCGGTGATCCGTATTCGTACCGGAGAACAGGGCGAAACCGCCGTTTAG
- a CDS encoding type I glutamate--ammonia ligase — MKTAKDVVAFAKENKCRAVDLKFVDLLGQWQHYTISMSEFGEDLFTDGNGLDGSSIRGWKAINESDMLLMPDPTTAKIDPFCAEPTLSLIGNVVDPLSRESYARDPRALAQNAENYLKSTGIGDVAYFGPEAEFFIFDNVRFDQKAHEGYYHIDSEEGIWNAGKPENKGYRPRHKEGYFPVSPVDSQQDIRTEMILEMEKVGIQVEKQHHEVATAGQAEIDVRFNSMVNMADTMMWFKYIVKNVANRHGKTATFMPKPMFGDNGSGMHTHQSIWKDGKPLFAGDKYAGFSQMGLWYIGGILKHAPALVAITNPTTNSYRRLVPGYEAPIKLAYSSRNRSAAVRIPMYSNSPKAKRLEFRTPDPTCNPYLGFAAMLMAGLDGIQNKIDPGAPLDKNIYGLSPEELAEIPSIPCSLEESLANLKKDHAWLLKGGVFTEDLIETWIDYKMITEVSAMRLRPTPYEFFMYYDC, encoded by the coding sequence ATGAAAACAGCAAAAGATGTCGTTGCCTTTGCAAAAGAAAATAAATGCAGGGCTGTTGACCTTAAATTTGTCGATCTTTTGGGTCAATGGCAGCATTACACCATTTCAATGAGTGAATTTGGCGAAGACTTATTCACCGATGGAAATGGTTTGGATGGTTCTTCCATTCGTGGTTGGAAAGCCATTAACGAATCGGACATGCTTTTAATGCCCGACCCAACAACAGCCAAAATCGATCCATTTTGTGCGGAACCCACTTTGTCCCTTATTGGGAATGTGGTGGATCCTTTAAGCCGTGAGTCTTATGCGCGTGATCCCCGTGCTTTGGCCCAGAATGCTGAAAACTATCTTAAGTCAACGGGTATCGGCGATGTTGCCTACTTTGGTCCTGAAGCAGAATTTTTTATTTTTGACAATGTTCGCTTCGATCAAAAAGCCCACGAAGGTTATTACCACATCGATTCGGAGGAAGGTATTTGGAACGCGGGTAAGCCCGAAAATAAAGGATATCGTCCTCGTCATAAGGAAGGTTATTTCCCTGTGTCCCCTGTCGATAGCCAGCAAGACATTCGTACCGAGATGATCTTGGAAATGGAAAAAGTTGGGATCCAGGTTGAAAAGCAGCATCACGAAGTGGCCACAGCAGGCCAGGCTGAAATTGATGTCCGCTTTAATTCGATGGTGAACATGGCCGATACCATGATGTGGTTTAAATATATTGTGAAAAACGTGGCCAACCGTCATGGCAAAACGGCCACCTTCATGCCCAAACCCATGTTTGGGGATAATGGTTCGGGGATGCACACCCACCAATCCATCTGGAAAGATGGCAAACCTTTGTTTGCCGGTGATAAGTATGCCGGTTTTTCCCAAATGGGCCTTTGGTATATTGGAGGCATTCTTAAGCATGCCCCAGCCTTGGTGGCCATTACCAATCCCACGACCAATTCGTATCGTCGTTTGGTCCCCGGGTATGAAGCTCCTATCAAGCTCGCTTATTCATCCCGCAACCGTTCGGCTGCGGTGCGTATTCCCATGTATTCCAACTCACCCAAGGCCAAGCGTTTGGAATTCCGTACGCCGGATCCAACCTGCAATCCCTACTTGGGATTTGCAGCCATGCTTATGGCCGGTCTTGACGGTATTCAGAACAAAATTGATCCCGGTGCGCCCCTGGATAAAAACATCTATGGTCTTTCACCGGAAGAACTGGCTGAAATTCCGTCGATTCCTTGTTCGTTGGAAGAATCGCTTGCTAACCTCAAAAAAGACCATGCCTGGCTCTTAAAGGGTGGGGTTTTCACTGAGGATCTTATCGAAACATGGATCGATTACAAAATGATCACGGAGGTGAGCGCGATGCGTTTGCGTCCCACACCTTACGAGTTCTTCATGTATTACGATTGTTAA